The following coding sequences are from one Shewanella putrefaciens window:
- a CDS encoding LysR family transcriptional regulator → MQDRLQAMQIFMRVAELQSFTQASVSLGLSKTHVSNVVAQFETFLGARLLQRTTRTVRLTQDGQSCYERCKSLLAEFQELESLFQLQAKQVSGRLRVDMSTGIARNLVLPKLPEFIEQYPHIELELSSTDRKVDVIAEGFDCVIRIGSVQQEGLIAKRLGHFKMLNCVSPSYIAKYGKPESLEDLTLYNHKLVHYVSQLGGTDSGFEYQDPHTHQADLTIQLPKLITVNNADAYSSACLAGLGIIQVPSIGGAKYLQTGELIEILPDYPAPPMPVSLIYPHRRHLSKRLQVFMAWLNQQMTPFLVQH, encoded by the coding sequence ACAAAGCTTTACCCAAGCTAGCGTCAGCTTAGGCCTATCGAAAACCCATGTATCGAATGTGGTGGCGCAGTTCGAAACATTTTTGGGTGCGCGCCTGCTGCAACGCACCACGCGAACGGTACGGCTAACCCAAGATGGCCAGAGTTGTTACGAGCGTTGCAAAAGTTTATTGGCGGAATTTCAAGAATTAGAAAGCCTGTTCCAACTGCAAGCCAAGCAAGTGTCTGGGCGGCTCAGAGTCGATATGTCTACAGGCATTGCCCGTAACTTAGTGCTACCTAAACTCCCTGAATTTATTGAGCAATACCCGCACATCGAGCTTGAACTCAGCAGCACAGATCGTAAGGTGGATGTCATTGCCGAAGGGTTCGATTGTGTTATTCGCATCGGCAGTGTGCAGCAAGAAGGACTGATAGCGAAAAGGCTCGGGCATTTTAAGATGCTGAACTGTGTCAGCCCATCCTATATAGCCAAATACGGTAAACCCGAAAGCCTTGAAGATCTGACCTTATACAATCACAAACTCGTCCACTATGTCAGCCAGTTAGGGGGCACTGACTCAGGCTTTGAATATCAAGATCCCCACACTCATCAAGCGGATCTCACCATCCAATTGCCTAAGTTGATTACGGTGAATAATGCCGATGCCTATAGTTCAGCCTGTTTAGCTGGACTGGGGATAATCCAAGTTCCCAGCATAGGGGGGGCTAAGTATTTACAAACCGGAGAATTAATCGAAATTCTGCCAGATTATCCAGCACCGCCTATGCCAGTGAGCTTAATCTATCCCCACAGGCGGCACTTATCTAAGCGCCTGCAAGTCTTTATGGCATGGTTAAATCAGCAGATGACGCCGTTTTTAGTCCAGCATTAA
- a CDS encoding ribosomal maturation YjgA family protein, with protein MSTAVIRAFISRNPSRKSFCIYAVLLFLTEVLIALYAPAGFIRGFVGDVLVVILLFCMVQAVVPVASPVEKPLAQNTGEGIKRFFQTPWLAFAVLLFAFAIEFGQYWGLVDKLGLGGNRLARIVIGSHFDPLDLVAYFVGYLILLGCYWKSRQS; from the coding sequence ATGTCTACCGCCGTTATTCGCGCTTTTATCAGCCGTAATCCGAGTCGTAAATCCTTTTGTATTTATGCCGTTTTATTATTTTTGACTGAAGTCTTAATTGCTTTGTATGCACCTGCGGGTTTTATCCGTGGTTTTGTGGGCGATGTATTGGTGGTGATCTTACTGTTTTGCATGGTGCAGGCTGTCGTTCCGGTTGCCAGCCCAGTAGAAAAGCCCCTAGCACAAAACACAGGCGAGGGTATTAAACGCTTTTTTCAAACTCCTTGGCTGGCGTTTGCGGTATTGCTGTTTGCCTTTGCTATCGAGTTTGGTCAGTATTGGGGTTTAGTCGATAAGCTGGGCTTGGGTGGAAATCGATTGGCGCGGATAGTGATAGGTAGCCATTTTGATCCACTCGATCTCGTGGCGTATTTTGTCGGCTATTTGATCTTACTGGGCTGTTATTGGAAAAGCCGTCAGTCCTAG